A region from the Variovorax sp. RKNM96 genome encodes:
- a CDS encoding TetR/AcrR family transcriptional regulator, whose product MKAPKDSPTETLEPRSRDADRSQLAILAAAREEFSQLGLAGARMDSIATRAGLNKRLIYYYFGSKDDLFLAVLERTYADIREAEQRLHLDEIEPVEAIRQLVSFTWHYYLEHPEFITLLNSENLHRAAHLKRSERIQEMNSPLVQLLDTVLERGRRENLFHAGVDPVQLYISIASLCYFYLSNNHTLSAIFGRDLRAPKAMAQRLSHMTDLVLGYVLR is encoded by the coding sequence ATGAAGGCACCGAAGGATTCCCCGACCGAGACGCTCGAGCCGCGCTCGCGCGATGCCGACCGCTCGCAGCTCGCCATCCTCGCCGCGGCGCGCGAGGAGTTCTCGCAACTGGGCCTGGCCGGCGCGCGCATGGACAGCATCGCGACGCGCGCGGGCCTGAACAAGCGCCTCATCTACTACTACTTCGGCAGCAAGGACGACCTCTTCCTCGCGGTGCTCGAGCGCACCTACGCCGACATCCGCGAAGCCGAGCAGCGGCTGCACCTGGACGAGATCGAGCCGGTCGAGGCGATCCGCCAGCTCGTCTCGTTCACCTGGCACTACTACCTCGAACACCCCGAGTTCATCACGCTGCTCAACAGCGAAAACCTGCACCGCGCGGCGCACCTGAAGCGCTCCGAGCGCATCCAGGAAATGAACTCGCCGCTGGTGCAGCTGCTCGACACGGTGCTCGAGCGCGGCCGCCGCGAGAACCTGTTCCACGCGGGCGTGGACCCCGTGCAGCTCTACATCTCGATCGCGTCGCTCTGCTACTTCTATCTCTCGAACAACCACACGCTCTCGGCCATCTTCGGCCGTGACCTGCGTGCGCCCAAGGCGATGGCGCAACGCCTTTCGCACATGACCGACCTGGTCCTGGGCTACGTCCTGCGCTGA
- a CDS encoding tripartite tricarboxylate transporter substrate binding protein has translation MKHLARTTAFAALTALAALMPGLASAQNGYPSKPIRVIVPFAAGSTTDIIARAIADKMGASMGQTLVIDNRGGASGTIGQQAVATAAPDGYTVMIHSSSHTVSPSTFAKLPFDTVGDFAGVTPISSLPNALVISPTKNIKTLPQLLAAARAKPGSMNFASAGQGSATHLNAEKFKMAAKIDATNIPFKGSGEAVTEVLSGRVDYYFSPIAPVIGQIKEGQLLALAVGSPKRAAALPDVPTTTEAGVPGSEFNFWIGMMAPAKTPRDIVNRLHDEVAKALASPEVKERFAKLGADAWTLKPEQFDAYIKEEIASNAQLVKAAGLQVQQ, from the coding sequence ATGAAGCACCTTGCACGCACCACCGCATTCGCTGCGCTCACCGCCCTGGCTGCGTTGATGCCGGGCCTGGCGTCCGCACAGAACGGCTACCCCTCCAAGCCGATCCGCGTGATCGTTCCCTTCGCGGCCGGCAGCACCACGGACATCATTGCCCGCGCCATCGCCGACAAAATGGGGGCGAGCATGGGCCAGACACTGGTGATCGACAACCGCGGCGGCGCGAGCGGCACCATCGGCCAGCAGGCGGTGGCCACGGCCGCGCCGGACGGCTACACGGTCATGATCCATTCGTCCTCGCACACGGTGAGCCCCTCGACCTTTGCCAAGCTGCCATTCGACACGGTGGGCGATTTCGCCGGTGTCACGCCGATCTCCTCGCTGCCCAACGCGCTGGTCATCTCGCCCACGAAGAACATCAAGACGCTGCCGCAGCTCCTGGCCGCGGCGCGCGCCAAGCCCGGCAGCATGAATTTCGCCTCGGCCGGCCAGGGCAGCGCCACGCACCTGAACGCCGAGAAGTTCAAGATGGCCGCGAAGATCGACGCGACCAACATCCCCTTCAAGGGATCGGGCGAAGCGGTGACCGAGGTGCTCTCGGGCCGCGTCGACTACTACTTCTCGCCCATCGCCCCGGTCATCGGCCAGATCAAGGAAGGCCAGTTGCTCGCGCTCGCGGTCGGTTCGCCCAAGCGCGCGGCCGCCCTGCCCGACGTGCCCACCACCACCGAGGCCGGCGTGCCCGGTTCCGAATTCAATTTCTGGATCGGGATGATGGCGCCCGCCAAGACGCCGCGCGACATCGTCAATCGCCTGCACGACGAAGTGGCGAAGGCCCTCGCCTCGCCCGAGGTGAAGGAGCGCTTCGCCAAGCTCGGCGCCGATGCCTGGACGCTCAAGCCCGAGCAGTTCGACGCCTACATCAAGGAAGAGATCGCAAGCAACGCGCAACTCGTGAAGGCCGCGGGCCTGCAGGTCCAGCAATAA
- a CDS encoding ABC transporter permease, which yields MLRKLLLSPALRPFLLILLLLVLWDLTIRLFRIPAYLIPPPWEVVKQLVAEWPRLLSESWKTTLATLGGFGLTIIIGIPIAMVIAYSRLVESYVYPLLVFSQSIPKVAIAPLFVVWFGFGILPKVISAFLLGFFPVVVSTVMGFKSVEPDMLDLARSMGASRLQTFFKISLPQALPAIFSGLKVSVTLAVVGAVVGEFVGSNSGIGYVLQVANGNFDLPLMFAALVVLSSIGVVLFVAVDLVERLMIPWHASQRHVQ from the coding sequence ATGCTCCGCAAGCTCCTGCTCTCCCCGGCTCTGCGCCCGTTCCTGCTGATCCTGTTGCTGCTGGTGCTGTGGGACCTGACGATCCGGCTCTTCAGGATCCCGGCCTACCTGATCCCGCCGCCGTGGGAAGTGGTGAAGCAACTCGTCGCCGAATGGCCGCGCCTGCTCAGCGAGAGCTGGAAGACCACGCTGGCCACGCTCGGCGGCTTTGGCCTCACGATCATCATCGGCATTCCGATCGCGATGGTCATCGCCTACTCGCGGCTGGTCGAGTCGTACGTGTACCCGCTGCTGGTGTTCTCGCAGAGCATTCCGAAAGTCGCGATCGCGCCGCTCTTCGTGGTGTGGTTCGGTTTCGGCATCCTGCCCAAGGTGATCAGCGCCTTTCTTCTCGGCTTCTTTCCAGTGGTGGTCTCCACGGTGATGGGCTTCAAGTCGGTCGAGCCCGACATGCTCGACCTGGCGCGCTCGATGGGTGCGAGCCGCCTGCAGACCTTCTTCAAGATCAGCCTGCCGCAGGCCCTGCCCGCGATCTTCAGCGGCCTGAAGGTGTCGGTCACGCTGGCCGTCGTCGGCGCGGTGGTCGGCGAATTCGTCGGCTCCAACTCGGGCATCGGCTACGTGCTGCAGGTGGCCAACGGCAACTTCGACCTGCCGCTGATGTTCGCTGCGCTCGTCGTGCTGTCGAGCATCGGCGTGGTCCTTTTCGTCGCGGTCGACCTGGTCGAGCGTCTGATGATTCCGTGGCACGCCTCCCAGCGCCACGTGCAATGA
- a CDS encoding ABC transporter substrate-binding protein, translated as MKKLLPSMLAVAITALATFAIAPAHAQAEKPKDKVTLMLNWYLYSEHATFFLGKEKGFYAEEGIDLDIQEGRGSAVTAQAVAAKSATFGYIDVTTMIKAAAKGAPLKSTGVLFQVSPMSVMGFTEKNIKTPKDIIGKTVAVTPGDSMSQMWPLFLKVNNIKPDQVKIVSGDGQTKLNAVTNGQADLLLGYVMDQAIKLQDATGKPVTPIRFADSGVNQISSGIITNKNLLTENPDLVKRFMRASTKAAEAAEKSPEAAVDAMLKANPKAGVRDTLIVGMKQSVALYHTKETANQRPFRVAMKNVNDSLDLLVQYGGMDASTRGKPEDYVTLDFLPN; from the coding sequence ATGAAGAAACTGCTTCCCTCGATGCTCGCCGTCGCCATCACGGCCCTCGCGACCTTCGCCATCGCACCCGCCCATGCCCAGGCCGAGAAGCCCAAGGACAAGGTCACGCTGATGCTCAACTGGTACCTCTACAGCGAGCACGCGACCTTCTTCCTCGGCAAGGAAAAGGGCTTCTACGCCGAAGAGGGCATCGACCTGGACATCCAGGAGGGCCGCGGCTCCGCCGTCACCGCGCAGGCGGTCGCCGCCAAGTCGGCGACCTTCGGCTATATCGACGTCACCACCATGATCAAGGCGGCCGCCAAGGGTGCGCCGCTCAAGTCCACCGGCGTGCTGTTCCAGGTGAGCCCGATGTCGGTCATGGGCTTCACCGAGAAGAACATCAAGACGCCCAAGGACATCATCGGCAAGACCGTGGCCGTGACGCCCGGCGATTCGATGTCGCAGATGTGGCCGCTCTTCCTGAAGGTCAACAACATCAAGCCCGACCAGGTGAAGATCGTCTCGGGCGACGGACAGACCAAGCTCAATGCGGTGACCAACGGCCAGGCCGACCTCCTGCTGGGCTACGTGATGGATCAGGCCATCAAGCTGCAGGACGCCACCGGCAAGCCCGTGACGCCGATCCGCTTTGCCGACTCGGGCGTGAACCAGATCAGCTCCGGGATCATCACCAACAAGAACCTGCTGACCGAGAACCCCGACCTGGTGAAGCGCTTCATGCGCGCCTCCACCAAGGCCGCCGAAGCCGCCGAGAAGAGCCCCGAGGCCGCCGTGGACGCGATGCTCAAGGCCAACCCGAAGGCCGGCGTGCGCGACACGCTGATCGTGGGCATGAAGCAGAGCGTGGCGCTCTATCACACGAAGGAAACGGCGAACCAGCGCCCGTTCCGCGTGGCGATGAAGAACGTGAACGACTCGCTCGACCTGCTGGTGCAGTACGGCGGCATGGATGCCTCCACGCGCGGCAAGCCGGAGGACTACGTCACCCTCGATTTCCTGCCGAACTGA
- a CDS encoding ABC transporter ATP-binding protein: protein MSQVNLIEARGVSKTYQSKDGPVESLKPLDFAIQEGEFVSVVGPSGCGKSTLLKMVAGLLPISGGELTLAGKPIKGPQKDVGIVFQSAVLLPWRSVEDNILLQAEMRHLPKAASQARARELMEMAGLKGFEGKYPWQLSGGMQQRASICRALLHDPSVLLMDEPFGALDAMTREKMNLELQRIWMASKKTVMLITHSIPEAIFLSDRVIVMSERPGSIAAVYDIDLPRPRTLDMMASPEFGAYTKLVRAHFFSQGILDH, encoded by the coding sequence ATGTCCCAAGTCAACCTGATCGAAGCGCGCGGCGTCTCGAAGACCTACCAAAGCAAGGACGGCCCGGTCGAATCGCTCAAGCCGCTGGACTTCGCCATCCAGGAAGGCGAGTTCGTCTCCGTCGTAGGCCCGTCGGGCTGCGGCAAGAGCACGCTGCTCAAGATGGTCGCGGGCCTGCTGCCCATCAGCGGCGGCGAGCTCACGCTGGCCGGCAAGCCGATCAAGGGTCCGCAGAAGGACGTGGGCATCGTGTTCCAGAGCGCGGTGCTGCTGCCCTGGCGCAGCGTGGAAGACAACATCCTGCTGCAGGCCGAGATGCGCCACCTGCCCAAGGCCGCCTCGCAGGCCCGGGCGCGCGAACTCATGGAGATGGCCGGCCTCAAGGGCTTCGAGGGCAAGTACCCGTGGCAGCTCTCGGGCGGCATGCAGCAACGCGCCTCGATCTGCCGCGCGCTGCTGCACGACCCGTCGGTGCTGCTGATGGACGAGCCCTTCGGCGCACTCGACGCGATGACGCGCGAGAAGATGAACCTGGAGCTGCAGCGCATCTGGATGGCCTCGAAGAAGACGGTGATGCTGATCACCCACAGCATCCCCGAAGCGATCTTTCTCTCGGACCGCGTGATCGTGATGAGCGAGCGACCCGGCTCGATCGCCGCCGTCTACGACATCGACCTGCCGCGCCCGCGCACGCTCGACATGATGGCTTCGCCCGAATTCGGCGCGTACACGAAGCTGGTGCGCGCGCATTTCTTCTCGCAGGGCATCCTGGACCACTGA
- a CDS encoding enolase C-terminal domain-like protein, with translation MDAPRFHIEEIRFSERDVALRLPFRFGAATVTACPQVYVRARIRFENGGTAEGCAAEMMVPKWFDKNPALNNEQNFEQLRFALRDARDAYVAEDDAQTAWTHFASNYAALQARAKAKGLQALVASYGPALIDRAVMDALCLHMGTSFATVMSANLCGIDIAGSGLADDLTGFDMPTFLASQSPRASIAARHTVGLADAIDDSDALPDAPTDGLPTTLAAAVKRYSLTHFKLKLCGHTAQDIDRLQRIARVIDGYAQLVTLDGNEQYADADDFTVFLDRMLSTPVLWKLAQKTVFVEQPIRRDAALERSVSALGKRIPLLIDESDATLDAFVQARALGYTGVSSKSCKGFYKSVVNAARCAHWNASEKANRYFLSGEDLTMQAGIGVQQDLALVGWLGLSHVERNGHHYVNGLAAVPEAEQQALLKLHPGLYEPSDGAVRLAIRGGQLPLSSLATAPGFATGIPGAGISWDAMRSVY, from the coding sequence ATGGACGCGCCCCGCTTTCACATCGAAGAGATCCGCTTTTCCGAGCGCGACGTGGCGCTGCGGTTGCCGTTCCGCTTCGGTGCCGCCACCGTCACCGCCTGCCCTCAGGTGTACGTTCGTGCCCGCATCCGCTTCGAGAACGGCGGCACGGCCGAGGGCTGCGCGGCCGAGATGATGGTGCCCAAGTGGTTCGACAAGAACCCGGCCCTCAACAACGAGCAGAACTTCGAGCAGCTGCGCTTTGCGCTGCGCGATGCGCGTGATGCGTATGTGGCCGAAGACGATGCGCAGACCGCGTGGACGCACTTCGCCTCGAACTACGCCGCACTTCAAGCCCGTGCAAAAGCCAAGGGCCTGCAGGCACTGGTGGCCAGCTACGGACCCGCGCTGATCGACCGTGCCGTGATGGATGCGCTGTGCCTGCACATGGGAACGAGCTTCGCAACGGTCATGAGCGCCAACCTCTGCGGCATCGACATCGCGGGCAGTGGACTGGCCGACGACCTCACGGGCTTCGACATGCCCACTTTCCTGGCCAGCCAATCGCCGCGCGCAAGCATCGCGGCACGCCACACCGTCGGCCTGGCCGATGCCATCGACGACAGCGACGCGCTGCCCGATGCACCGACCGACGGCCTGCCCACCACGCTCGCCGCGGCGGTGAAACGCTACAGCCTCACCCACTTCAAGCTCAAGCTCTGCGGCCACACCGCGCAGGACATCGACCGGCTCCAGCGCATCGCCCGCGTGATCGACGGCTACGCCCAGCTCGTGACGCTCGACGGCAACGAGCAGTACGCCGACGCCGATGACTTCACGGTCTTTCTCGACCGCATGCTCTCCACGCCCGTGCTGTGGAAGCTCGCGCAGAAGACCGTCTTCGTCGAACAGCCGATCCGCCGAGACGCCGCGCTGGAGCGCAGCGTCTCGGCGCTGGGCAAGCGCATCCCGCTGCTGATCGACGAATCGGACGCCACGCTCGACGCCTTCGTGCAGGCCCGCGCGCTCGGCTACACGGGCGTGTCGAGCAAGAGCTGCAAGGGCTTCTACAAGTCGGTCGTCAACGCGGCACGCTGCGCGCACTGGAACGCGTCGGAGAAAGCAAATCGCTATTTCCTCTCCGGCGAAGACCTCACCATGCAGGCCGGCATCGGCGTGCAGCAGGACCTCGCGCTCGTCGGCTGGCTCGGCCTCTCGCACGTCGAGCGCAACGGACACCACTACGTCAACGGCCTCGCGGCCGTGCCCGAGGCCGAGCAGCAAGCGCTGCTGAAACTGCACCCCGGCCTCTACGAACCCAGCGACGGCGCCGTGCGCCTCGCCATCCGCGGCGGACAGCTCCCCCTGTCGTCGCTTGCCACCGCGCCCGGCTTTGCCACCGGCATTCCCGGCGCCGGCATCTCGTGGGACGCCATGCGTTCCGTCTACTGA
- a CDS encoding Gfo/Idh/MocA family oxidoreductase, which produces MATQRLGIIMHGVTGRMGMNQHLIRSICAIRAQGGVTLSNGDKVMPDPILIGRNAEKMEALAKAHNIARWGTDLDKALENKDDTIFFDAGTTQMRPTLLAKAIRAGKHVYCEKPIATNLNEAVEIARLAEGSGLKHGAVQDKLFLPGLRKLDMLRRAGFFGRMLSVRLEFGYWVFEGDLQPIQRPSWNYRKEDGGGMILDMMCHWRYVLDNLFGEVKSVSCIGATHIPKRWDEAGKPYEATADDAAYATCELTGHNGEPVIAQINMSWVTRVRRDDLVTFHVDGTDGSAVAGLSSCRAQSRVATPRPVWNPDEKQMMNFFDQWQEIPDSQVYDNGFKIQWEHFIRHVVENEPYKWTLPEGAKGVQLVEAALESWKDRRWVDVPALKV; this is translated from the coding sequence ATGGCCACCCAACGTCTCGGAATCATCATGCACGGCGTCACCGGCCGCATGGGCATGAACCAGCACCTGATCCGCTCGATCTGCGCGATCCGCGCGCAAGGCGGCGTCACGCTGTCGAACGGCGACAAGGTGATGCCCGACCCCATCCTCATCGGCCGCAACGCCGAGAAGATGGAAGCGCTCGCCAAGGCCCACAACATCGCACGCTGGGGCACCGACCTCGACAAGGCGCTGGAGAACAAGGACGACACGATCTTCTTCGACGCCGGCACCACGCAGATGCGCCCCACGCTGCTGGCCAAGGCGATTCGCGCCGGCAAGCACGTGTACTGCGAGAAGCCGATCGCGACCAACCTGAACGAAGCCGTCGAGATCGCGCGCCTGGCCGAAGGCTCGGGCCTCAAGCACGGTGCGGTTCAGGACAAGCTGTTCCTGCCGGGCCTGCGCAAGCTCGACATGCTGCGCCGCGCCGGCTTCTTCGGCCGCATGCTCAGCGTGCGCCTGGAGTTCGGCTACTGGGTGTTCGAGGGCGACCTGCAACCCATCCAGCGCCCGAGCTGGAACTACCGCAAGGAAGACGGCGGCGGGATGATCCTGGACATGATGTGCCACTGGCGCTATGTGCTGGACAACCTGTTCGGCGAGGTGAAGTCGGTGTCGTGCATCGGCGCCACGCACATCCCCAAGCGCTGGGACGAAGCCGGCAAACCCTACGAAGCCACCGCCGACGACGCGGCCTACGCCACCTGCGAGCTCACTGGCCACAACGGCGAACCGGTGATCGCGCAGATCAACATGAGCTGGGTCACGCGCGTGCGCCGCGATGACCTCGTGACCTTCCATGTCGACGGCACCGACGGCTCGGCCGTGGCGGGCCTCTCGAGCTGCCGTGCCCAGTCACGCGTCGCCACGCCGCGCCCGGTGTGGAACCCCGACGAGAAGCAGATGATGAATTTCTTCGACCAGTGGCAGGAGATTCCGGACTCGCAGGTCTACGACAACGGCTTCAAGATCCAGTGGGAGCACTTCATTCGCCACGTGGTCGAGAACGAGCCCTACAAGTGGACGCTGCCCGAAGGCGCCAAGGGCGTGCAGCTGGTCGAGGCCGCGCTCGAATCGTGGAAGGACCGCCGCTGGGTCGACGTGCCCGCGCTGAAGGTCTGA
- a CDS encoding dihydrodipicolinate synthase family protein, with protein MALSLTLPTASGALAPYALRGTAPVKPDVGVKFNRIAYSAAHVVADPLAAVDPWLQAAVDWDTTIAYRRHLFSLGLGVAEAMDTAQRGMGLDWPTSLELIRRSLDAAKDVPGALVASGCGTDHLNIDEVKNVDDVIRGYEEQMAAIEALGGKLIVMASRALARVAKSPADYERVYDRILSQAKQPVVLHWLGDMFDPALAGYWGTKDVDAAMDTAVGIIAAHPDKVDGIKISLLDKDKEIAMRRRLPKGVRMYTGDDFNYAELIAGDGFGSEPTHGKSDALLGIFDAIAPAASAALGALAQGNTEKFHAILGPTVPLSRHIFAAPTRFYKTGVVFMAWLNGHQKHFTMVGGQQSTRSLQHFAELFRLADAANLLEQPELAVRRMKTLLALHGVES; from the coding sequence ATGGCACTGTCGCTGACCCTCCCCACCGCGAGCGGCGCGCTCGCGCCCTACGCCCTGCGCGGCACCGCGCCCGTCAAGCCCGATGTGGGTGTGAAGTTCAACCGCATCGCCTACTCGGCCGCGCACGTCGTGGCCGACCCGCTCGCAGCCGTCGACCCGTGGCTGCAAGCGGCAGTCGACTGGGACACCACCATCGCCTACCGCCGCCACCTGTTCTCGCTGGGCCTGGGCGTGGCCGAGGCGATGGACACCGCGCAGCGCGGCATGGGCCTGGACTGGCCCACGTCGCTCGAACTGATCCGACGCTCGCTCGACGCCGCGAAGGACGTACCGGGCGCGCTGGTCGCCTCGGGCTGCGGCACCGACCACCTGAACATCGACGAGGTGAAGAACGTCGACGACGTGATCCGCGGCTACGAGGAGCAGATGGCCGCCATCGAGGCGCTCGGCGGCAAGCTGATCGTGATGGCGAGCCGCGCGCTCGCCCGCGTGGCCAAGAGCCCTGCCGACTATGAGCGCGTGTACGACCGCATCCTGAGCCAGGCGAAGCAACCCGTGGTGCTGCACTGGCTCGGCGACATGTTCGACCCGGCGCTGGCGGGCTACTGGGGCACGAAGGATGTCGATGCCGCGATGGACACCGCCGTGGGCATCATCGCGGCTCATCCGGACAAGGTCGATGGCATCAAGATTTCGCTGCTCGACAAGGACAAGGAAATCGCGATGCGCCGCCGTCTGCCCAAGGGTGTGCGCATGTACACCGGCGACGATTTCAACTACGCCGAACTGATTGCTGGCGACGGCTTCGGCAGCGAACCGACTCACGGCAAGAGCGATGCGCTGCTCGGCATCTTCGATGCCATTGCACCCGCAGCCAGCGCCGCGCTGGGCGCACTGGCCCAAGGCAACACCGAGAAGTTCCACGCGATCCTCGGCCCCACGGTGCCGCTGTCGCGCCACATCTTCGCGGCGCCCACACGCTTCTACAAGACGGGCGTGGTGTTCATGGCCTGGCTCAACGGCCATCAGAAGCACTTCACGATGGTGGGCGGCCAGCAGAGCACGCGCTCGCTGCAGCACTTCGCCGAACTGTTCCGCCTGGCCGATGCGGCGAACCTGCTGGAGCAACCGGAGCTCGCGGTGCGGCGCATGAAGACGCTGCTGGCCCTGCACGGCGTAGAAAGTTGA
- a CDS encoding sugar phosphate isomerase/epimerase family protein — protein sequence MRDFSQNHDWLSINTATVRKQSGAEVPLDRIIDQCAERSIRAISPWRDQVAAVGLDKIAKQLKAHGIGLSGYCRGGFFPAPDAAGLKAALEDNRRAIDEAKTLDAPCLVLVVGALPGALDGKAAYKDITRARNEVRDGIAASLEYAREVGMPLAIEPLHPMQAADRACINTLEHALDLCDELDAGKSGMLGVALDIYHVWWDPKLQQQIARAGRERLLAYHVCDWLTPTRDLLSDRGMMGDGVVELKKIRGWVEDAGFAGFSEVEIFSNLDWWQRPGAETLDVCIERHRSAV from the coding sequence ATGCGCGATTTCTCGCAGAACCACGACTGGCTCTCGATCAACACCGCGACCGTGCGCAAGCAGTCGGGCGCCGAGGTGCCGCTGGACCGCATCATCGACCAGTGCGCCGAGCGCAGCATCCGCGCGATCAGCCCGTGGCGTGACCAGGTTGCAGCCGTCGGACTCGACAAGATTGCGAAGCAGTTGAAGGCGCACGGCATCGGCCTCTCGGGCTACTGCCGCGGCGGCTTCTTCCCCGCGCCCGATGCGGCAGGCCTGAAGGCTGCGCTGGAAGACAACCGCCGCGCCATCGACGAGGCGAAGACGCTCGATGCACCCTGCCTCGTGCTCGTCGTCGGCGCCCTGCCCGGCGCACTCGACGGCAAGGCGGCCTACAAGGACATCACGCGCGCGCGCAACGAGGTGCGAGACGGCATCGCCGCCTCGCTCGAATACGCCCGCGAAGTCGGCATGCCCCTCGCCATCGAGCCCCTGCACCCCATGCAGGCAGCCGACCGCGCCTGCATCAACACACTCGAACACGCACTCGACCTCTGCGACGAACTCGACGCAGGCAAGAGCGGCATGCTCGGCGTGGCGCTGGACATCTATCACGTCTGGTGGGACCCGAAGCTGCAGCAGCAGATCGCCCGCGCCGGCCGCGAGCGCCTGCTGGCGTACCACGTCTGCGACTGGCTCACGCCCACGCGCGACCTGCTGAGCGACCGCGGGATGATGGGCGACGGCGTGGTCGAGCTCAAGAAGATCCGCGGCTGGGTCGAAGACGCGGGCTTCGCGGGATTCAGCGAGGTGGAGATCTTCTCGAACCTCGACTGGTGGCAGCGGCCCGGGGCCGAGACGCTGGACGTGTGCATCGAGCGACATCGCAGCGCGGTCTGA
- a CDS encoding crosslink repair DNA glycosylase YcaQ family protein, with translation MADPTLDDLRRYAVARTLFKPTTLPGAIRQLGFVQADPIRAPARAQDLTLRHRVKDYRAGDLESRYTRLAIEEDCLVNYGFLPREHLALMHPREAKQAWNADTRRKAADVLAYVREHGPVHPRQVEQHFAHGHIQNYWGGSSNATTHLLDGMHYRGMLRVVRRDSGTRVYEAVTHVPADDSPAGRAQRAAALIALIVRKYAPLPAASLTYLVRLLGYGAPHLAAQTQAALRLAREELASCRIDGTTWYWPANENPASKRHAPDDAVRLLAPFDPVVWDRRRFALLWGWTYKFEAYTPAPKRQFGYYALPLLWHDRVIGWANVTAPEGRLQPAFGYAGKKPRDAAFRAALDDELHRMTQFLAGRALPMK, from the coding sequence ATGGCAGACCCGACCCTCGACGACCTGCGCCGCTACGCGGTGGCGCGCACCCTCTTCAAGCCGACCACCTTGCCCGGCGCGATCCGCCAGCTCGGCTTCGTGCAGGCCGACCCGATCCGCGCTCCGGCGCGCGCGCAGGACCTGACGCTGCGCCATCGCGTGAAGGACTACCGCGCGGGCGATCTCGAAAGCCGCTACACCCGCCTGGCCATCGAGGAAGACTGCCTCGTCAACTACGGGTTCCTGCCGCGCGAGCACCTGGCCCTCATGCATCCGCGCGAAGCCAAGCAAGCCTGGAACGCCGACACACGGCGCAAGGCCGCCGACGTGCTGGCCTATGTGCGAGAGCACGGCCCGGTGCATCCGCGCCAGGTCGAGCAGCACTTCGCGCACGGCCATATCCAGAACTACTGGGGCGGCTCGAGCAATGCGACCACGCACCTGCTCGACGGCATGCACTACCGCGGCATGCTGCGCGTGGTGCGGCGCGACAGCGGCACGCGGGTCTATGAAGCGGTGACGCACGTTCCCGCCGACGACAGCCCCGCCGGCCGCGCGCAACGTGCCGCCGCGCTCATCGCGCTGATCGTGCGCAAGTACGCGCCGCTGCCTGCCGCGAGCCTGACCTACCTCGTGCGCCTCCTCGGCTACGGCGCGCCGCATCTCGCGGCACAGACGCAGGCGGCACTGCGCCTGGCGCGCGAAGAGCTCGCGAGCTGTCGCATCGATGGGACCACCTGGTACTGGCCGGCCAACGAAAACCCAGCTTCGAAGCGCCATGCACCCGACGATGCGGTGCGCCTGCTCGCGCCCTTCGATCCGGTCGTGTGGGACCGCCGCCGCTTCGCACTGCTGTGGGGTTGGACGTACAAGTTCGAGGCCTACACGCCCGCTCCCAAGCGCCAGTTCGGCTACTACGCGCTGCCGCTGCTGTGGCACGACCGCGTGATCGGCTGGGCCAACGTGACCGCGCCTGAAGGCCGACTACAACCCGCCTTCGGCTACGCCGGCAAGAAGCCGCGCGACGCGGCGTTCCGCGCGGCGCTCGACGACGAACTCCACCGCATGACGCAGTTCCTCGCCGGGCGTGCATTGCCGATGAAATAA
- a CDS encoding 6,7-dimethyl-8-ribityllumazine synthase has protein sequence MSQINDLPLSAITASNASRGERIAFVEAQWHSDIVHQARDAFLEEMARLGVARELIDIFDVPGAFEIPLHAKRLANSGKYAAIIGCALVVDGGIYRHEFVANTVVSTLMSLQLETDVPIFSAVLTPHHFHEHVEHRKYFHRHFAIKGTEVAEACFKTLEALKKVDAALAA, from the coding sequence ATGAGTCAGATCAACGACCTTCCCCTCTCCGCCATCACCGCGTCGAACGCATCGCGCGGCGAGCGCATCGCTTTCGTCGAGGCGCAGTGGCATTCCGACATCGTCCACCAGGCACGCGACGCTTTTCTCGAAGAGATGGCACGCCTGGGCGTAGCGCGCGAGCTCATCGACATCTTCGATGTGCCCGGCGCCTTCGAGATCCCGCTGCATGCCAAGCGCCTGGCCAACTCGGGCAAGTACGCGGCCATCATCGGCTGCGCGCTGGTGGTCGACGGCGGCATCTATCGCCACGAGTTCGTCGCGAACACGGTGGTCAGCACGCTGATGTCGCTTCAGCTCGAGACCGACGTGCCGATCTTCTCGGCCGTGCTCACGCCGCACCATTTCCACGAGCATGTGGAGCATCGCAAGTACTTCCACCGCCATTTCGCGATCAAGGGCACCGAAGTGGCCGAGGCCTGCTTCAAGACGCTCGAGGCCCTGAAGAAGGTGGACGCGGCACTGGCTGCGTGA